From Vibrio crassostreae, one genomic window encodes:
- the rpmH gene encoding 50S ribosomal protein L34 yields the protein MKRTFQPTVLKRKRTHGFRARMATKNGRATINARRAKGRKRLSK from the coding sequence ATGAAACGCACTTTTCAACCTACAGTTCTAAAGCGTAAGCGTACTCACGGTTTCCGTGCTCGCATGGCTACTAAGAACGGTCGCGCAACAATCAATGCACGTCGTGCAAAAGGCCGTAAGCGTCTTTCTAAG
- a CDS encoding amino acid ABC transporter ATP-binding protein, with protein MIKLQNIHKQFGDTEVLKGIDLEIKQGEIIVIIGSSGTGKSTLLRCVNFLEQADQGTISIDDINVDAQKHTKAEVLALRRKTGFVFQNYALFAHQTARQNIAEGLITVRGWKKQQAHEKAQQILDDIGLGDKGESYPAALSGGQQQRVGIGRAMALQPELLLFDEPTSALDPEWVGEVLNLMKKLANQHQTMLVVTHEMQFAREVADRVIFMADGHIVEQGSPQDIFGNPQDPKLKKFLNKVGID; from the coding sequence ATGATCAAATTACAAAATATCCACAAGCAGTTTGGTGACACCGAAGTTTTGAAAGGGATCGACCTAGAAATCAAGCAAGGTGAGATAATTGTCATCATAGGTTCAAGTGGGACTGGTAAATCTACTTTACTGCGTTGTGTGAACTTTCTAGAGCAAGCCGATCAAGGCACTATTTCGATTGATGATATTAATGTCGATGCTCAGAAACACACCAAAGCAGAGGTGCTGGCACTGCGTCGTAAGACCGGTTTTGTGTTCCAAAACTATGCCCTGTTCGCTCACCAAACCGCGAGACAGAATATTGCTGAAGGTTTAATTACCGTTCGTGGTTGGAAAAAGCAGCAAGCCCATGAAAAAGCACAACAAATACTTGATGATATTGGCTTGGGAGACAAAGGTGAGAGCTACCCAGCCGCGCTCTCTGGTGGCCAGCAACAACGGGTGGGTATTGGCCGTGCAATGGCACTACAACCCGAGCTTTTACTGTTTGATGAGCCGACTTCAGCGCTCGATCCTGAGTGGGTTGGCGAAGTTCTTAACCTAATGAAAAAACTGGCAAATCAGCATCAAACCATGCTGGTGGTTACCCATGAAATGCAGTTCGCTAGAGAGGTCGCAGACCGAGTGATCTTCATGGCTGACGGCCATATTGTTGAGCAGGGATCTCCACAGGATATTTTTGGTAATCCACAGGATCCTAAATTAAAAAAATTCTTAAATAAGGTTGGGATCGACTAA
- a CDS encoding amino acid ABC transporter permease — MGFDFNYMLELLPILLKYLGTTMEMATWGLFFALILSLILANIRVFKIPVLDQLSQLYISFFRGTPLLVQLFLLYYGLPQVFPWMVGLDAFSAAVIGLTLHFAAYMAESIRAAIIGIDRSQMEASLSVGMTTSQAMRRVILPQATRVALPSLMNYFIDMIKSTSLAFTLGVAEIMAKAQMEASSSFRFFEAFLAVALIYWGVVVILTRIQIWAEVKLNKAYVR, encoded by the coding sequence ATGGGATTTGACTTTAATTACATGCTAGAGCTGTTGCCGATACTACTAAAGTATTTAGGCACCACGATGGAGATGGCGACTTGGGGCTTGTTCTTTGCTCTGATCCTGTCTCTGATACTGGCGAATATTCGTGTATTCAAAATCCCAGTACTCGACCAACTGAGCCAGCTTTACATTAGCTTCTTCCGAGGCACACCACTGTTGGTACAGCTGTTTCTCCTTTATTACGGCTTACCACAAGTCTTCCCGTGGATGGTTGGGTTAGATGCCTTCAGCGCCGCTGTGATTGGCTTAACCCTGCACTTTGCCGCGTATATGGCAGAAAGTATTCGTGCCGCGATTATCGGTATTGATCGCAGCCAGATGGAAGCTAGCCTTTCGGTCGGTATGACAACCAGCCAAGCGATGCGCCGAGTGATCTTACCGCAAGCAACTCGCGTGGCACTGCCATCATTGATGAACTACTTCATCGACATGATCAAGTCGACTTCACTAGCCTTCACCCTAGGTGTCGCCGAAATCATGGCTAAAGCTCAGATGGAGGCTTCTTCTAGTTTCCGCTTCTTCGAGGCTTTCTTAGCGGTCGCGCTGATTTACTGGGGCGTGGTAGTTATCCTCACTCGTATTCAAATTTGGGCCGAAGTGAAACTGAATAAGGCGTATGTACGATGA